The Deinococcus sp. Marseille-Q6407 genome has a window encoding:
- the gnd gene encoding phosphogluconate dehydrogenase (NAD(+)-dependent, decarboxylating), producing the protein MTATTKTAAALGMIGLGKMGGNMVRRLLAGGCRVVGFDRDAAVVAGLTEQGMEGAASVGAMLEQLGEPGTRAVWMMVPAGPITQSVLDDLAAQMAPGDIIIDGGNSNYKDTMRRAEELRAQGLHYVDVGTSGGVWGLKEGYAMMVGGEQEAVERLRPLLETLAPAPDRGWGRMGPSGSGHYVKMVHNGIEYGMMQAYAEGFELMRAKDDFGLDMGQIAELWRHGSVIRSWLLDLTAEALQSDTDLSGVSDYVADSGEGRWTIIDSIEEGVPTPVITLATQMRFLSQQELSYAGQMLSVMRRAFGGHAVKTVEAHREEGLVPDINPAQTSAAEQLGETGQQRVKDPE; encoded by the coding sequence ATGACAGCAACGACGAAAACCGCAGCAGCGTTGGGCATGATCGGCCTGGGCAAGATGGGCGGCAACATGGTGCGCCGGCTTCTGGCAGGCGGCTGCCGGGTGGTGGGCTTTGACCGCGACGCCGCCGTGGTGGCCGGGCTGACCGAGCAGGGCATGGAAGGAGCGGCCAGCGTGGGCGCCATGCTGGAGCAGCTGGGTGAACCCGGCACCCGGGCCGTGTGGATGATGGTGCCGGCCGGGCCCATCACCCAGAGCGTGCTGGACGATCTGGCCGCCCAGATGGCGCCGGGCGACATCATCATTGACGGGGGCAACTCTAACTACAAAGACACCATGCGCCGCGCCGAGGAACTGCGTGCCCAGGGCCTGCACTATGTGGACGTGGGCACGTCCGGCGGGGTCTGGGGCCTCAAGGAAGGCTACGCCATGATGGTGGGCGGCGAGCAGGAGGCGGTGGAGCGCCTGCGGCCGCTGCTGGAAACGCTGGCCCCGGCGCCCGACCGTGGCTGGGGCCGGATGGGCCCGAGCGGCTCGGGGCACTACGTGAAGATGGTCCACAACGGCATCGAGTACGGCATGATGCAGGCTTACGCCGAGGGCTTCGAGCTGATGCGGGCCAAGGACGATTTCGGGCTGGATATGGGCCAGATTGCCGAACTGTGGCGCCACGGCAGCGTGATCCGCTCCTGGCTGCTGGACCTGACCGCCGAAGCGCTGCAGTCCGACACCGACCTCAGTGGTGTGAGCGATTACGTGGCCGACTCGGGCGAGGGCCGCTGGACCATCATTGATTCGATTGAAGAAGGCGTGCCCACCCCGGTCATCACCCTGGCCACCCAGATGCGTTTCCTTAGCCAGCAGGAGCTGAGCTACGCCGGCCAGATGCTCAGCGTGATGCGCCGCGCGTTTGGCGGCCACGCCGTCAAGACGGTGGAAGCCCACCGCGAAGAGGGGCTGGTGCCGGATATCAACCCTGCCCAGACCAGCGCCGCCGAACAGCTGGGTGAAACTGGCCAGCAGCGCGTGAAGGACCCCGAATGA
- the zwf gene encoding glucose-6-phosphate dehydrogenase, which produces MSSKSPKASKANKTKASQDKVKASRGVADTASAKSSQKAGKAQATAQAQKADKTQKAVKTPKAAKAQKGAKAAKASAPKAAGKKRAASQPAPKPQPAAAAAPAGQTQPGAATEPVGNPFRDVMHRQSAPEPATLVIFGVTGDLSRRKLLPAIFGLFQDGLLNSAVQVLGIGRQEMAAGEFRSYVEKALRESSETDQIDEGSLQAFLQTLDYRFGDLSQPDVYAQIATFCDERDTSNALFYLSLPPSLFITVSDGLAGQGLHRQDEGWRRLVIEKPFGRDLQSARELQARLTRYWDESQIYRIDHYLGKETVQNLLAIRFGNAIFEPLWNRNLIDHVQITASEDLGLEGRAAYYEEAGVVRDMLQNHLLQLLALTAMEPPAPGSPDALRDEKVKVFQAIGRITPETADQVAVRGQYAAGTLYGERLAAYTDEEGVSPDSRTATYVAVRLEVDNWRWQGVPFFLRTGKRLPKKVTEIAVVFKRPPLSIFPNVERNVLAFRIQPDEGVSLKISSKMPGQEMDLREVVMDFRYDAFGAPLESPYSRLLLDALTGDASLFPREEEVMESWRIVQGLIDAWEGQGRPQLYTSGTWGPDDADRLIGEDRRWRRL; this is translated from the coding sequence ATGAGCAGCAAATCTCCCAAAGCCAGCAAGGCCAATAAAACCAAGGCCAGCCAGGACAAGGTAAAGGCCAGCCGCGGGGTGGCCGACACCGCCAGCGCTAAAAGCAGCCAGAAGGCCGGCAAGGCCCAGGCAACTGCTCAGGCCCAGAAAGCTGACAAAACCCAGAAAGCTGTCAAAACCCCGAAAGCGGCCAAGGCCCAGAAGGGGGCCAAGGCGGCCAAAGCCAGCGCTCCAAAAGCGGCCGGCAAGAAGCGCGCCGCTTCTCAGCCTGCGCCCAAACCGCAACCGGCCGCCGCCGCTGCCCCGGCGGGTCAGACTCAGCCAGGCGCGGCCACGGAGCCGGTCGGCAACCCTTTCCGCGACGTGATGCACCGGCAGAGCGCCCCCGAGCCGGCCACGCTGGTGATTTTCGGGGTCACCGGTGATCTCTCGCGGCGCAAGCTGCTGCCGGCCATTTTTGGGCTGTTCCAAGACGGCCTGCTGAATAGCGCGGTGCAGGTGCTGGGTATCGGCCGCCAGGAGATGGCGGCGGGCGAGTTCCGCAGCTACGTGGAAAAGGCCCTGCGCGAAAGCAGCGAAACCGACCAGATTGACGAGGGCAGCCTGCAGGCCTTCTTGCAGACGCTGGATTACCGTTTTGGCGACCTCTCGCAGCCGGATGTCTATGCCCAGATCGCCACTTTCTGTGACGAGCGCGATACGTCCAACGCCCTGTTTTATCTCTCGCTGCCGCCCAGCCTGTTTATCACCGTCAGCGACGGGCTGGCCGGGCAGGGCCTCCACCGTCAGGACGAGGGCTGGCGCCGGCTGGTGATCGAAAAACCGTTCGGGCGCGACCTGCAATCGGCCCGCGAGTTGCAGGCCCGGCTGACCCGCTACTGGGACGAGTCGCAGATTTACCGCATTGACCATTATCTGGGCAAGGAAACGGTGCAGAACCTGCTGGCGATCCGGTTCGGCAACGCCATTTTCGAGCCACTGTGGAACCGCAACCTGATTGACCATGTGCAGATCACGGCCTCCGAGGACCTGGGGCTGGAAGGCCGCGCCGCCTACTACGAGGAAGCCGGCGTGGTGCGCGACATGCTGCAAAATCACCTGCTGCAGCTGCTGGCCCTGACCGCGATGGAACCGCCTGCGCCCGGCTCGCCCGATGCCCTGCGCGACGAGAAAGTCAAAGTCTTTCAGGCGATTGGCCGGATTACCCCCGAAACGGCCGATCAGGTGGCGGTGCGCGGGCAGTACGCAGCCGGCACCCTCTACGGCGAGCGGCTGGCCGCCTACACCGACGAGGAAGGCGTCAGCCCCGACTCGCGGACGGCCACCTACGTAGCGGTGCGGCTGGAAGTGGACAACTGGCGCTGGCAGGGTGTGCCGTTTTTCCTGCGGACCGGCAAGCGGCTGCCCAAAAAAGTCACGGAAATCGCGGTGGTCTTCAAGCGCCCGCCGCTGAGCATCTTTCCCAATGTGGAGCGCAACGTGCTGGCCTTCCGGATTCAGCCGGATGAAGGGGTCAGCCTCAAGATCAGCTCCAAGATGCCGGGGCAGGAGATGGACCTGCGCGAGGTGGTGATGGACTTCCGCTACGACGCGTTCGGTGCGCCGCTGGAGAGCCCTTACTCGCGCCTGCTGCTGGACGCCCTGACCGGCGACGCTTCGCTGTTTCCCCGCGAGGAGGAAGTGATGGAATCCTGGCGCATTGTGCAGGGCCTGATCGACGCCTGGGAAGGCCAGGGCCGCCCGCAGCTGTACACCAGCGGTACCTGGGGCCCCGACGACGCCGACCGTCTGATCGGTGAGGACCGGCGCTGGAGACGGCTGTGA
- a CDS encoding CPBP family intramembrane glutamic endopeptidase, translated as MPQPASEPPVSVPPPEPPGRRPGLLRRWQLAYAQASPLGKTVRDLGLAYGGYLLLLPLTLLPQFAMSEDNAAGIGEAFQTGLGGSNPYLILAGAALLLTVLAPVVEELLFRGIPLLLRLGLDRVLPARFHRAVSAVLGVASAVVFAQSHNLMPGTLPLPQLWLGLLTWRAASTRGLRYSMLLHGMNNGVVVIIFLLLFLTLGPDVLQDVSTPAQALPLLSPAP; from the coding sequence ATGCCCCAGCCTGCTTCTGAGCCACCCGTATCTGTACCGCCGCCGGAGCCTCCCGGCCGCCGGCCCGGTCTGCTGCGGCGCTGGCAGCTGGCCTACGCGCAGGCCAGTCCGCTGGGCAAGACCGTGCGCGACCTGGGCCTGGCTTACGGCGGCTACTTGCTGCTGCTGCCCCTAACACTGCTGCCGCAGTTCGCCATGAGCGAAGACAACGCCGCCGGTATCGGTGAGGCGTTTCAGACGGGCCTGGGCGGCTCCAACCCGTATCTGATTCTGGCCGGCGCAGCCCTGCTGCTCACCGTGCTGGCGCCGGTGGTCGAGGAACTGCTGTTCCGGGGTATTCCGCTGCTGCTGCGGCTGGGCCTGGACAGGGTGCTGCCGGCCCGCTTTCACCGCGCTGTCAGTGCAGTGCTGGGGGTGGCCTCGGCGGTGGTGTTCGCCCAGTCGCATAATCTGATGCCCGGCACCCTGCCGCTGCCGCAGCTGTGGCTGGGCCTGCTGACCTGGCGCGCCGCCAGCACCCGGGGCCTGCGCTACTCCATGTTGCTGCACGGCATGAACAACGGCGTGGTGGTCATCATATTCCTGCTGCTGTTTCTGACGCTGGGGCCAGATGTCCTGCAGGACGTGTCCACGCCTGCCCAGGCCCTGCCACTGCTCTCACCGGCGCCATAA
- a CDS encoding SRPBCC family protein has product MFKLFRRSGQAGPQSGPTEPAQTTLSARPEVRRSQKSSQPKGGAAPAQSSAPAKESGQAEEAVRAAGPEPIVLSQTVPMRARPEVLYRLALVPTRRAAWDSNMAESGWVDDAQTLKNGARARFRLVRRMSGLKFEVEYGGLKTSRSGGWRSVRGVGPLEQLSQQWTFQQVQGQPVTQVTLTLRGQVRYRWVRAQVERMLYNMLQTTLLDMQREIDAPTAGRIEELNQEARRQQEQQRKAEKAARKAARKRR; this is encoded by the coding sequence ATGTTCAAGCTGTTCCGCCGCTCCGGTCAGGCCGGCCCGCAGTCCGGGCCCACAGAGCCGGCCCAGACCACCCTTTCTGCGCGTCCTGAAGTTCGGCGCAGCCAGAAGAGCAGTCAGCCGAAGGGCGGCGCTGCGCCGGCCCAATCATCTGCACCTGCCAAAGAATCCGGGCAGGCCGAAGAAGCTGTGCGTGCCGCCGGCCCCGAGCCGATCGTCCTAAGCCAGACGGTGCCCATGCGGGCCCGCCCCGAGGTGCTGTACCGGCTGGCGTTGGTGCCCACCCGGCGCGCCGCCTGGGATTCCAACATGGCCGAATCCGGCTGGGTAGACGACGCCCAGACCCTGAAAAACGGTGCCCGCGCCCGTTTCCGGCTGGTGCGCCGCATGAGTGGCCTGAAGTTTGAGGTGGAATACGGCGGCCTAAAAACCTCGCGCAGCGGTGGCTGGCGCAGCGTGCGCGGCGTGGGCCCGCTGGAGCAGTTGTCACAGCAGTGGACTTTCCAGCAGGTGCAGGGGCAGCCGGTCACTCAGGTGACCCTGACCCTGCGCGGGCAGGTGCGCTACCGCTGGGTACGTGCCCAGGTGGAGCGGATGCTCTACAACATGCTGCAGACCACCCTGCTGGATATGCAGCGCGAGATAGACGCCCCCACCGCCGGCCGCATCGAGGAGCTGAATCAGGAGGCGCGCCGCCAGCAGGAACAGCAGCGCAAGGCCGAGAAAGCCGCCCGCAAGGCAGCCAGGAAACGCCGCTAG
- a CDS encoding DUF4870 domain-containing protein gives MKRVPPDPGSGPWPDQPAPLISEPAAHGLRAPVPGLGVPSALQADERTPALVIHLSPLLAFVLPAFGNLLGPLAAWLVYRDRSPLLDSQGKEALNFQLSMLIYSFVGTLLLLGLSALGFLGGFLGAAAGSDLAAGMGLFSGAGLLMALLLGGFFLYLLPIVFMVLAALSVSEGQPYRYPLTLRLLK, from the coding sequence ATGAAGCGCGTTCCTCCCGATCCCGGCAGCGGCCCCTGGCCGGACCAGCCGGCACCCCTGATCTCTGAGCCGGCTGCACACGGGCTGCGGGCCCCTGTGCCTGGCCTGGGTGTTCCGTCGGCGCTCCAGGCAGACGAGCGCACACCGGCCCTGGTGATTCACCTCTCGCCGCTGCTGGCTTTCGTGCTGCCGGCTTTCGGCAACCTGCTGGGCCCGCTGGCGGCGTGGCTGGTCTACCGCGACCGCAGCCCCCTGCTGGACAGCCAGGGCAAGGAAGCCCTCAACTTCCAGCTGTCTATGCTGATTTATTCGTTCGTGGGCACGCTGCTGCTGCTGGGCCTCTCGGCGCTGGGTTTCCTGGGCGGCTTTCTGGGCGCGGCGGCCGGCTCGGACCTGGCGGCTGGCATGGGCCTGTTCAGCGGCGCCGGGCTGCTGATGGCCCTGCTGCTGGGCGGATTTTTTCTCTACCTCCTGCCGATTGTCTTCATGGTGCTGGCGGCCCTGAGCGTCTCGGAAGGGCAGCCCTACCGTTATCCCCTGACCCTGCGGCTGCTGAAGTGA